In Micromonospora cremea, the genomic window CCGGATCGTCACCTGGCCGGCGCAGGTGACCCGGCTGCGACCGGGCACCGAGGAATGGGACGCCACCGCGCCGCTGGTGGCCGGTAAGCGGCTGAACGCGCCCGGCCCGACCGCCGACCTGGTTGCCCGGTGGGCCGCCGACGACTGCGCGGTGAACCGGCTCGCCCCGGCCGGTGAGCCGCTGACCGGCGCTGACCTGCCCGCCGACGCGCAGGCCGAAACACCCCGGGACACCCCGGCGGTCCGGGCCACCCGCAAGCCGTTCCGCCTGCACCGGGTCCGCCGCCGCTGACCCGCCGCTCCGTCCGGTCAGCCGACGCCCACGCCGATGACCTCGGCGTCGACGAGGTCGAGCACGTCGCGCAGCGTGCCGAGTGTCGGGCCGCGCCAGTCCCGGTCCGCGTTGAAGACCATGTGCTCGGCCAGGTCGGGCGCGGCGAGCCGGACCGCGGTCATCCCGGCCCGCTCCGCGCCGGTCAACTCCTGGCTGCCGCCGTCGCCGACGTACAGGCAGTCGCGTGGCGCGAGCCCGAGCCGCCGGCAGGCGGTCAGGTAGAGCGCAGGATCCGGCTTGCACCGTCCGACCTGCACCGAGAAGACCCGCACGTCGAGCAGCGGGGCGACCGCGAGCTGTGGCAGGAAGGCCGGCAGCTCGTGCGTACAGTCGCTGATCACACCGGTGCGCAGGCCGCGCTGGCGCAGCGCCGTCAGCACGGGCGCCGCGTCGGCCCGTAGCCGGGTGTCCGCGCGGACCGCGCGGTGCCGGGAGGCCACGGCCGCGCGCACCGCGTGGTCACTGGGGTGTACGCCGACCTGGCCGCAGACCCACCGCAGCGTCGCCTCCGCGTTGCCGAGCCGGCCGGTGGCCCGCTCGTAGTAGGTGCGGTCCAGCACCTCGGTCAACGTGTCCGTGTGGCATCCGAGCAGCTCGGCGGTGCCGAGGTGGGCGGCGCCCCGCTGGACCGGACGGGTCAGGGTGCCGAAGAAGTCGAACAGCACCGCCTGGTAGTTGGGCATGGGGGAGCGCCTCCGGGCGGTCGAGGGTCGCCGGCGCGGACCGCGTGATCGTAACGGAGTGCTGACGTTCTGTGTTGTTCGCGAGCGTGTGAGGATTGCTTCCCGTGCCCCCTTCCTCACACCGCCCGCCCCTGGATCCGCTGACCACCGGCGCGGTCGGCCTGGCCGTGGTCGCCGTGTCGTCGTCCGCGCCGTTGATCGCCTACGCCGCCGCTCCCGCGCTGGCCATCGCGTTCTGGCGCAACCTGCTCGCGGTGGCCGTGCTGAGCCCGTTCTCGCTGGCCCGGCGTCGCGCCGAGTTCCGTGCGCTGGCCGCACGGGCGGGCCGGCGGGAGGGGCTGTACTGCGTGCTCTCCGGGGTGGCGCTGGCCGCGCACTTCGCCACCTGGATGCCGAGCGCGCAGCTCACCTCGGTCGCCACGGCCACCGCCCTGGTCGCCACCCAGCCGGTCTGGCAGGGGCTGATCGCCCGCGCCCAGGGCCGCGGGCTGCCCCGGGTGGTCTGGATCGGCATCGCGGTGGCGGTCGGCGGCGCGGTGATCGCCACCGGCGCCGACGTGGGCATCTCCGGGCGGGCTGTCCTCGGTGACCTGCTGGCGCTGGCCGGTGGCCTGTTCGCCGCCGTCTACACCGCCTTCGGTGAGCGGGCCCGGGCCAGCATCAGCACCACCACGTACACCACCATCTGCTACGGGATCTGCGCGCTGATCCTGCTGGTGGTCTGCCTGCTCGGTGGAGTCCGGATGACCGGCTTCGACGGGCGTACCTGGCTGGCCATCCTGGCCCTGGTGGCCGGGGCACAACTGCTGGGCCATTCGATGTTCAACTACGCCCTGCACCGGATCCCGGCGACCACGGTCAGCGTGCTGATCCTGCTGGAGGTGCCCGGCGCGGCCCTGCTCGGTTGGGTCTGGCTGGGGCAGCTGCCCCGCCCGTACGCGCTGCTGGGAATGGCGCTGCTGCTGGTCGGGGTGGCGGTGGTGGTGATCGGCGGCACCCGGGCCGGCCGCCGTGCCACGCCGCCCACCCCGCTCCCCGCCGACGCCGCCCCGTTGAAAGACTGACCACGCCACGGCCGGCGAGCCCAGGACGAGCTGAGGAACGTGGGTGGCGGTTCCCTCCGGGGCGGGCCCGCCCGGCGTCTGCCCGGGTGAGGAGGGCGATCCGTTTGACGACTGAGGACCGCACCCGGGACAGCTTCGCCGATTTCGTACGGGCCGAGACCGCCGGGCTGACCCGGTTCGCGTACCTGCTGACCGGCGACCGGCACCACGCCGAGGACCTGGTGCAGGTGGCGCTGGCCCGGGTCGCGGTGCGCTGGGAACGGCTCGATGATCCGGCCGCCTACCTGCGCCGGGTGCTGTACACACAGGCGGCGAGCTGGTGGCGGTGGCGCCGGGCCCGCCCGCCGGAGCGGCTGGGCGGAGCGCCGCCGGAGCGGGCCGGCCCCGGCGACGACACGGACCTGCGGCTGGTGCTCCGGGCGGCCCTGGCTCGGCTGACCGTGCGGCAACGCGCGGTCCTGGTCCTGCGCTATTACGAGGACCGCACCGAGACCGAGACGGCCGCGTTGCTGGGCTGCCGGGTCGGCACCGTGAAGAGCCAGACCCGGCACGCCCTCGGGCGGCTGCGCGTCCTCGCCCCCGAGCTGGCCGAGCTGGTTGGCCGTAGCCCTCAGGAGGTGGCCCGATGAGCGCCCGGCTCAGCGAGGCGCTGCGTCGCCTCGCCGACGACGTGCCGCCCGCGCGCGTACCGGACGGGCTCTTCGACGCGGCGCGGACCCGGCACCGGCGTCGCCGGGCCGCCGCGGCCGGCGCGCTGGCCGTCCTGGTGCTGTTCCTCGGCACCGGGTACGCGCTGCACCCGGTGGCCCTGCCGTCGCCCGCCGCCCCGCACGTCGATGCCCCGGGCCTGCCCACCCGACTCGTCGACCCGCCACTGCGCACCGCCTCGGTACGGGACTCGGCGCCCGGCGCGGCGGCGATGCTCTTCGGCGGCCCGGCCGTGCGCACCGACTGGTTCGAGACCCGGATGGGCGTGCTGGCAGCCGAGGCCGACCGGTACCGGGTGCTGGACGCCGGGGCGTTCACTCCGGGCTTCGACGCGCTGCTCTCCCCGGACGGCCGGTACGCCTGGGTCGGCGCGTCCCTGCTCGACCTGACATCCGGGCGGTTCACCCCGGACCGGACGGACGGCTACCCGCTCGCGTTCGCCTCGGATGGTGAGCGACTCGTCTACGCCGACGACGATGCCGCCTTCACACCGCCGAACACTTACACCACCCCGTACGTCGGGGTCTACGACCGCGAGAGCGGGAAGGACGTCCTGCGGGTCCGGGTGGGCACCGCCTGGATTCCGCCGGGACGCACCGCGGCGCTCTCGCCGGACAGCGGCGAGTTGGCCCTCCAGGTCCGCGACGAAATCTGGCTCACCCGGGTCGCCGACGCCGGCGCCGACGGTGTCGCCGACCCGTACCGGAAGCTGCCGTTGCACGGCGGGCGGCTCGGCGGTCCCGGGTCCTGGCTGCCGGACGGGCGGGCGGTGGGGGTCCTGGACCGTTCCACCTGTGCCGACTGCCCGGTGCCGGCCTATCGGCGTACCTGGACGCTGTCCGTGCGGTCCACCGTCGACGCCGCACCGCGGGCCGGTGCGGCGTTCC contains:
- a CDS encoding HAD family hydrolase; this encodes MPNYQAVLFDFFGTLTRPVQRGAAHLGTAELLGCHTDTLTEVLDRTYYERATGRLGNAEATLRWVCGQVGVHPSDHAVRAAVASRHRAVRADTRLRADAAPVLTALRQRGLRTGVISDCTHELPAFLPQLAVAPLLDVRVFSVQVGRCKPDPALYLTACRRLGLAPRDCLYVGDGGSQELTGAERAGMTAVRLAAPDLAEHMVFNADRDWRGPTLGTLRDVLDLVDAEVIGVGVG
- a CDS encoding DMT family transporter, translating into MPPSSHRPPLDPLTTGAVGLAVVAVSSSAPLIAYAAAPALAIAFWRNLLAVAVLSPFSLARRRAEFRALAARAGRREGLYCVLSGVALAAHFATWMPSAQLTSVATATALVATQPVWQGLIARAQGRGLPRVVWIGIAVAVGGAVIATGADVGISGRAVLGDLLALAGGLFAAVYTAFGERARASISTTTYTTICYGICALILLVVCLLGGVRMTGFDGRTWLAILALVAGAQLLGHSMFNYALHRIPATTVSVLILLEVPGAALLGWVWLGQLPRPYALLGMALLLVGVAVVVIGGTRAGRRATPPTPLPADAAPLKD
- a CDS encoding SigE family RNA polymerase sigma factor, whose amino-acid sequence is MTTEDRTRDSFADFVRAETAGLTRFAYLLTGDRHHAEDLVQVALARVAVRWERLDDPAAYLRRVLYTQAASWWRWRRARPPERLGGAPPERAGPGDDTDLRLVLRAALARLTVRQRAVLVLRYYEDRTETETAALLGCRVGTVKSQTRHALGRLRVLAPELAELVGRSPQEVAR